The following proteins come from a genomic window of Salvia hispanica cultivar TCC Black 2014 chromosome 4, UniMelb_Shisp_WGS_1.0, whole genome shotgun sequence:
- the LOC125222186 gene encoding cytochrome P450 94A2-like has translation MDLQSSALGYFIFFSISLLFPLLILFLLKNPSHHSTATAPAYPLLGSILTIWRNKQRRVQWISDMILSTPTLTFTLHRPLGYRQLFTANAANVQHLLKNHFYNYPKGAAFRSTLRDFLGDGIFNADADNWKFQRQLSSHQFNTKSLRRFVETVVDQELSDRLVPVLRGAVSSAAALDLQDVLQRFAFDNICRIAFGYDPAYLLPSLPEVEFAVVFDSALNLISERFNSNIPFLWKINRALGLGKEKQLRGKIDEVREFAKKIMREKESELSTLESEDLLSSFLRSGQSDEEFVVDVVICFILAGRDTTSAALTWFFWLLSSHPEVEAEILREINQVKDSDISGAYDEVKSMVYTHAAISEAMRLYPPVPVSTKSALNDDVLPDGTAVRKGTRISYHPYAMGRVEEVWGADWAEFRPRRWLEEAEGEGRWRFVGRDPYTYPVFQAGPRICLGKDMAYLQMKRVVAGILRRFTVVPAEEGFSPVYVSDFTSKMKGGFMVRVRDRVRS, from the coding sequence ATGGATCTCCAATCCTCAGCACTAGgctacttcatcttcttctccatttccCTCCTTTTCCCTCTCCTCATTCTCTTCCTCCTCAAAAACCCTAGCCACCACTCCACCGCCACCGCCCCGGCCTACCCCCTCCTCGGCTCCATCCTCACCATCTGGCGGAACAAGCAGCGGCGCGTGCAGTGGATCTCCGACATGATCCTCTCCACTCCGACGCTCACCTTCACCCTCCACCGCCCCCTCGGCTACCGCCAGCTCTTCACCGCCAACGCCGCCAACGTCCAGCACCTCCTCAAAAACCACTTCTACAACTACCCCAAGGGCGCCGCCTTCCGCTCCACCCTCCGCGACTTCCTCGGCGACGGCATCTTCAACGCCGACGCCGACAATTGGAAGTTCCAGCGCCAGCTCTCCAGCCACCAATTCAACACCAAATCTCTCCGCCGATTCGTCGAGACCGTCGTCGATCAGGAATTATCCGATCGCTTGGTTCCGGTCCTCCGCGGCGCAGTTTCCAGCGCCGCCGCCCTAGATCTGCAGGATGTTCTCCAGAGATTCGCGTTTGACAATATCTGCCGGATCGCGTTCGGATACGATCCGGCGTATCTGCTGCCGTCGTTGCCGGAGGTTGAATTCGCGGTGGTGTTCGATTCCGCGCTCAATTTGATCAGCGAGAGGTTCAATTCCAACATTCCTTTCCTCTGGAAGATCAATCGCGCCCTAGGTTTGGGGAAGGAGAAGCAGCTAAGGGGGAAAATCGATGAGGTTCGTGAATTCGCGAAGAAAATCATGAGGGAGAAGGAATCAGAGCTATCGACGCTTGAATCGGAGGATTTGCTCTCTAGCTTTCTCAGATCTGGTCAATCCGACGAGGAATTCGTGGTCGACGTCGTGATCTGCTTCATCCTCGCCGGGAGAGATACCACGTCAGCTGCGCTGACGTGGTTCTTCTGGCTGCTGTCGAGCCACCCGGAGGTGGAGGCGGAGATCCTCCGTGAGATTAATCAGGTGAAGGACTCTGACATCAGCGGCGCGTATGATGAGGTTAAGAGCATGGTCTACACGCACGCGGCGATATCGGAGGCGATGAGGCTGTACCCGCCGGTGCCGGTGAGCACGAAATCGGCGCTGAACGACGACGTTTTGCCGGATGGAACGGCAGTGAGGAAGGGGACGAGGATAAGCTACCATCCGTACGCGATGGGGAGGGTGGAGGAGGTGTGGGGGGCGGATTGGGCGGAGTTCCGGCCGCGGCGGTGGCTGGAGGAGGCGGAGGGGGAGGGGCGGTGGAGGTTCGTGGGCCGGGATCCGTACACGTATCCGGTGTTTCAGGCGGGGCCGAGGATTTGCTTGGGGAAGGATATGGCGTATCTGCAGATGAAGCGGGTGGTGGCCGGGATTCTGCGGCGGTTCACGGTGGTGCCGGCGGAGGAAGGGTTTTCGCCGGTGTATGTGTCGGATTTTACGTCGAAGATGAAAGGGGGGTTTATGGTGAGGGTAAGAGATAGGGTTAGGTCTTGA
- the LOC125185427 gene encoding fructokinase-1 produces MHNQAALSLKSSYALFSSSPNALRNPKSCLSPFSRRCSYYSPLECRGIEIPAVSKQRVASLSVGAGSVEDERIKSVGVKEIDVATLGNLCVDIVLSVPELPPKPLDERKAYMDELSKSPPDKKYWEAGGNCNMAIAAARLGLNVVTVGHVGDEIYGHFLFDVLHDEGIGMVEMNEQKTVANLKDYETLLCWVLVDPLQRHGFCSRADFSAEPAFSWMNSLSIEAKMAIRRSKIVFCNGYGFDELSPSLLVSALDYAVEVGTSVFFDPGPRGKSLQTGTLEERKALEKYLRMSDVLLLTSEEAESLTGIEDPILAGQELLKEGIRTKWVIIKMGPRGSLLITPSSISCAPGFKVDVIDTVGCGDSFVAAIAFGFIHTMPLVYTLTIANAVGAATAMGCGAGRNVAALKQVMELVKGSNLKEDNKFWEDLLKAHTDAEQITLLTEVAVNGNSSHVQPVSLQKVISELIPKLECPDRKQVGVC; encoded by the exons ATGCATAATCAGGCTGCATTATCCCTCAAATCGAGCTATGCCCTCTTTTCTTCCTCCCCAAACGCCCTCCGAAACCCTAAATCCTGCCTCTCGCCCTTCAGCCGGCGTTGCAGCTACTATTCGCCGCTGGAATGCAGAGGAATTGAGATTCCGGCGGTCTCCAAGCAGCGCGTCGCTTCTCTCAGCGTCGGCGCCGGCTCGGTGGAGGATGAGAGGATTAAATCCGTTGGAGTTAAGGAAATCGACGTCGCCACGCTTGGGAATTTGTGCGTTGATATAGTGCTCAGTGTTCCTGAGCTGCCGCCGAAGCCCTTGGATGAACGCAAAGCCTATATGGATGAGTTGTCCAAGTCGCCTCCTGATAAG AAATACTGGGAAGCTGGTGGCAATTGCAATATGGCCATAGCTGCAGCTAGATTAGGACTTAATGTTGTTACAGTTGGTCATGTTGGGGATGAAATCTATGGTCATTTCCTCTTTGATGTACTCCATGATGAAGGAATTGGTATGGTTGAAATGAACGAACAGAAAACTGTGGCAAATCTGAAAGACTATGAAACTCTTCTGTGCTGGGTTTTAGTTGACCCCCTGCAAAGGCATGGTTTTTGCAG CCGTGCAGATTTCAGTGCGGAACCTGCATTTAGTTGGATGAACAGTCTTTCCATAGAAGCAAAGATGGCTATAAGAAGGTCAAAGATTGTTTTCTGCAATGGTTATGGATTCGACGAGCTTTCGCCAAGCTTACTTGTGTCTGCTCTAGATTATGCCGTTGAAGTGGGTACATCAGTCTTTTTTGACCCTGGCCCACGAGGGAAATCTCTGCAAACTGGAACCCTTGAAGAGCGAAAAGCCCTTGAAAAGTACTTGAGGATGAGTGATGTTCTTCTATTAACTTCTGAAGAG GCTGAATCGTTGACTGGCATTGAGGACCCTATATTAGCAGGTCAAGAGCTGCTCAAAGAAGGAATTCGGACAAAGTGGGTGATTATTAAAATGGGTCCAAGAGGTTCTTTATTGATCACCCCTTCAAGTATCTCCTGTGCCCCTGGATTTAAG GTTGATGTCATTGACACTGTTGGATGTGGAGACAGTTTCGTGGCCGCCATTGCATTTGGTTTTATACACACAATGCCTCTGGTTTATACATTGACCATTGCAAATGCTGTAGGTGCTGCAACTGCTATGGGTTGCGGTGCTGGTAGAAATGTCGCTGCCCTGAAGCAGGTAATGGAACTCGTCAAAGGATCAAACCTCAAAGAAGACAACAAGTTCTGGGAGGACTTGCTAAAGGCGCACACGGATGCAGAGCAGATCACACTGCTCACAGAAGTTGCTGTAAATGGAAATAGCAGTCACGTTCAACCCGTCTCCTTACAGAAAGTGATCTCTGAACTGATACCCAAGCTTGAATGCCCAGATCGAAAGCAGGTCGGAGTATGTTGA
- the LOC125222185 gene encoding probable myosin-binding protein 4, translating into MAAGVSFLRKRKTIGFMSVLSSAASEWFLMFMLFLDAAFWYLLLKFARYCELETPCLLCSRLDHGLGKKKHSLCWSLLCIAHREEISSLVSCSVHCRFADVHSMCEECHSSIAKQKKSSSLENMACSCCNITVKAKSNTGRLLQLDPLGFGASRTTNIGSPLPHSPISTHFSHSDSLKRLREKIAGSVVTDEPAQEKSVGVDIKSTVAYTKLSLSSDSESEFAHSEDDDDVNNDSVANTPVILEHDIEQRLHEPPSDSDALDSQRGQGFNVKSLALDPPSMIKTSDHKNDDTFSSDANTNHFSVLDQEEECYYKRGSSLTRKLISLCDSFSPRGGAVGSSAETSGSSVSLPHRRAISVPPEVISVCNVAPLSNDTRPEKVEYAGETSENGEPSEASHVKATVGTYSDGTRLSTINDKHQMDTLVRGDETLQLSSRSAFEPTDTRGSAKIEDLAAVSTSELGSFQEEGSHRAHHKHDEFKIGGDPHSKILPYPASSENNDSYVSVDEIAVNDIEGESILQQLRRQIEHDHNCLNSLYKELDEERNAAAIAAEEAMAMITRLQEEKAALRMEASHYLRMMEEQAAYDTQALEKANDLLSERERELQDLEYELDAYRNNYLDEPDEDDIQETSPGASSDSKADKIL; encoded by the exons ATGGCTGCTGGAGTTTCGTTTttgaggaagaggaagaccATTGGATTTATGAGTGTCTTGTCGTCCGCTGCATCTGAATGGTTCTTGATGTTCATGCTGTTTCTCGATGCAGCATTTTGGTATCTGCTTCTAAAATTCGCGCGCTATTGTGAACTGGAAACGCCGTGTCTTTTATGCTCTAGACTTGATCATGGTTTGGGGAAGAAGAAGCATTCATTGTGTTGGAGCTTATTGTGTATTGCCCACAGAGAAGAGATATCTTCACTAGTGTCCTGTTCTGTCCATTGTAGATTTGCTGATGTTCATAGCATGTGTGAAGAGTGTCACTCATCGATTGCTAAGCAGAAAAAATCGAGTTCCCTTGAAAACATGGCATGTTCCTGCTGCAACATTACGGTTAAGGCAAAATCTAACACTGGAAGATTGCTACAGCTTGACCCCCTTGGTTTCGGGGCTTCTAGGACTACTAACATTGGGTCCCCTCTGCCACATTCCCCAATTTCAACTCATTTCAGTCACAGCGATAGCTTAAAGAGGCTTAGAGAAAAGATTGCTGGATCGGTGGTGACAGATGAACCAGCTCAGGAAAAAAGTGTTGGTGTTGATATAAAGTCTACTGTAGCATATACAAAGCTGAGTCTGTCCTCTGATTCTGAGTCTGAATTTGCACATtcagaagatgatgatgatgtgaACAATGATTCTGTTGCTAACACGCCCGTCATCCTAGAGCATGATATCGAACAAAGACTGCACGAACCACCGTCTGACAGTGATGCTCTAGACAGCCAGAGGGGTCAGGGTTTTAATGTTAAATCTCTAGCTCTTGATCCGCCTAGTATGATTAAAACTAGCGACCACAAGAATGATGATACTTTTTCATCGGATGCCAACACAAATCATTTTTCTGTTCTCGATCAGGAAGAAGAGTGTTATTATAAACGCGGTTCATCTTTGACGCGGAAGCTAATTTCTTTATGCGACAGTTTCTCACCACGTGGGGGTGCTGTTGGTTCTTCAGCAGAGACATCTGGATCCAGTGTTTCTCTCCCTCACCGACGAGCCATCTCTGTACCACCTGAGGTTATTTCTGTATGCAATGTTGCTCCATTATCCAATGACACACGACCAGAAAAAG TAGAATATGCTGGGGAAACCAGTGAGAATGGAGAACCATCAGAGGCCAGTCATGTAAAAGCTACTGTAGGAACTTATTCGGATGGTACTCGTTTGTCTACGATAAATGATAAGCATCAGATGGATACTTTGGTTCGTGGTGACGAAACTCTACAACTATCATCAAGGAGTGCTTTTGAGCCAACTGACACCCGTGGTTCTGCTAAAATTGAAGATTTGGCTGCGGTATCTACTTCTGAATTGGGCTCGTTTCAAGAAGAAGGCAGTCATAGAGCTCATCATAAGCATGATGAATTTAAAATAGGAGGAGATCCTCATTCTAAGATACTTCCGTATCCAGCCTCATCAGAGAATAATGACTCCTATGTATCTGTGGATGAAATCGCTGTGAATGACATCGAGGGTGAAAGTATTCTTCAGCAACTAAGACGACAGATTGAGCATGATCACAACTGCCTGAATTCTTTGTACAAGGAATTAGACGAAGAAAGAAATGCTGCTGCTATTGCAGCAGAAGAAGCAATGGCTATGATTACAAGATTGCAGGAGGAGAAAGCAGCATTACGTATGGAGGCGTCGCATTACCTACGGATGATGGAGGAGCAAGCGGCATATGATACTCAGGCACTGGAAAAGGCTAATGATCTTCTTTCTGAAAGGGAGAGGGAATTGCAAGACCTGGAATATGAGCTAGATGCTTACAGAAATAACTACCTTGACGAGCCAGATGAAGATGATATACAAGAAACGAGTCCTGGGGCGTCTAGTGACTCCAAAGCTGATAAAATCCTGTGA